In the Ilumatobacteraceae bacterium genome, one interval contains:
- a CDS encoding aminotransferase class III-fold pyridoxal phosphate-dependent enzyme, which yields MNDSHVFDRVLGRPRAVSATGCTVVDGAGVEYLDGAGGAIASSIGHGRREVVDAMAGQAASVEYVHATQFSTEAVERFADRLAAVVPVDDARVFPVSGGSEANETALKLARSFHVARGDHERHVVLARVGAYHGNSRGALDASDRSGLRAAYEPWLGQTVRVPMANPYRDCRSGADHAAEIDRIIRLTGPDRVAAFIAEPVSGATLGAVVPPADYWPAVAAVCREHGVLLILDEVMTGFGRTGEWFAADHWGVRPDIVTAGKGASSGYWPLGVCVASGEVYDTVTAAATFAHGFTWSHHPVGAAVASTVIDVIEREELVVAARRAGDLVRDALRSALSEHPNVGDIRGLGLLNAVEFVADPVTKAPFDRSDRVIERITTAAFDRRLTVYPCSSAVDGAVGDAALLGPALCATDDELHEMVARLVAATLSVLPA from the coding sequence GTGAACGACTCCCACGTCTTCGATCGAGTACTCGGCCGACCTCGAGCCGTCAGCGCGACGGGATGCACGGTCGTCGACGGCGCTGGCGTCGAGTACCTCGATGGCGCCGGGGGTGCGATTGCGAGCTCGATCGGTCACGGCCGCCGCGAGGTCGTCGATGCCATGGCGGGCCAGGCCGCGTCGGTCGAGTACGTCCACGCCACCCAGTTCAGCACCGAAGCGGTCGAACGGTTCGCCGATCGGTTGGCGGCGGTCGTCCCGGTCGACGACGCGCGTGTGTTCCCGGTCAGCGGTGGGAGCGAAGCGAACGAGACCGCACTCAAGCTCGCCCGATCGTTCCATGTGGCGCGTGGCGACCATGAGCGGCACGTCGTGCTCGCCCGGGTGGGCGCCTATCACGGCAACAGTCGCGGTGCCCTCGACGCATCCGACCGTTCGGGTCTCCGGGCGGCATATGAGCCGTGGCTGGGCCAGACGGTCAGGGTGCCGATGGCGAACCCGTACCGGGATTGCCGCTCCGGCGCCGACCACGCGGCCGAGATCGATCGGATCATCCGCCTCACCGGACCCGACAGGGTCGCCGCCTTCATCGCCGAACCGGTGAGTGGAGCGACGCTCGGTGCGGTCGTGCCGCCGGCCGACTACTGGCCCGCCGTCGCAGCGGTGTGCCGGGAGCACGGGGTGCTCCTGATCCTCGACGAGGTGATGACCGGCTTCGGTCGCACGGGCGAGTGGTTCGCCGCCGACCACTGGGGCGTGCGGCCCGACATCGTGACGGCGGGCAAGGGCGCGTCGAGCGGCTACTGGCCACTCGGGGTGTGCGTCGCCTCCGGCGAGGTCTACGACACGGTGACGGCGGCCGCCACGTTCGCCCACGGGTTCACGTGGTCGCACCACCCGGTCGGCGCAGCGGTCGCGTCCACCGTGATCGACGTGATCGAGCGCGAGGAGCTCGTGGTGGCGGCCCGTCGCGCCGGTGATCTCGTTCGCGATGCGCTCCGCTCCGCCCTGTCGGAGCATCCGAACGTCGGTGACATCCGTGGCCTCGGACTCTTGAACGCGGTCGAGTTCGTCGCCGACCCGGTCACGAAGGCGCCGTTCGATCGTTCGGACCGGGTGATCGAACGGATCACCACCGCCGCCTTCGATCGACGACTCACGGTCTACCCGTGCTCGTCGGCGGTCGACGGCGCGGTCGGTGACGCGGCCCTGCTCGGCCCGGCGCTGTGCGCGACCGACGACGAGCTGCACGAGATGGTCGCCCGACTCGTGGCGGCGACGCTCAGCGTGCTGCCGGCGTGA
- a CDS encoding NAD(P)-binding protein: protein MTDESTPSTVHVLGGGPSGLSAAFHLAQQRRPDLRIVVHQMGWRLGGKGATGRDAAAGNRIEEHGIHLFGNMYANALHMMNDAFGALDDGRTIETEFEVSNFQMVTDFSGGRWHGFESSLPHNDELPWEHGTVADPAALVTSMLTTIEGILSSQELPIPGTPPATSAASDRPSRLRSAIDFVRHHSPGGLAERLAGLLGGLEAAKAAVGDDLHAVSHGSLLEMLEHFAALIEQAMSEIGDEGDLLGWIFVELDLLATIMRGCIADEIFVKGIDSIDGPSYQDWLRSHGASDALMRSSILLVVPNTCMSYADGDSTQPPTMSAAAFVTFILRQIVAPGNAAYFFKVGTGETVILPLYEVLLQWGVEFEFFTKVLDVVPSDDGSRIGSLVIERQAALADGVGAYEPLAVISGGTMYMPSEAGYEHAKQQPDAELVWPNVADFGQLADGAELRARGINLESWWADWAGTTSTLTLGPDDAVVVAIPPRAQAAVCTSALAGSPAWGTMIDHVETAATQALQIWLDRSTPELGWRELPGTDRWLGPSYTNPISAFADFTRTLASESWPAEGGPKGLIYFCGVLQDPMEIPGFDDHAFPDQQTQRVRDMAAQYLRQLGGLLPYAAGGGNDANTLDYSVLHCYDETGSPTGENRVDQQFFRANIDPNERYTVSAPGTLQYRLNSWESGYANCALCSDAIFNGFNIGSFEASVAAGKLASLTVSGLPDLDHVYGFEFLRPDPPQPPPPILPPPS, encoded by the coding sequence ATGACCGACGAATCCACGCCATCGACCGTGCACGTGTTGGGAGGTGGGCCGAGCGGGCTCTCCGCTGCGTTCCATCTCGCCCAGCAGCGGCGACCCGATCTGCGCATCGTCGTGCACCAGATGGGATGGCGTCTGGGCGGCAAGGGTGCCACCGGTCGCGATGCCGCAGCCGGGAACCGCATCGAAGAGCACGGGATCCATCTGTTCGGCAACATGTACGCCAACGCGCTCCACATGATGAACGACGCGTTCGGAGCGCTCGACGACGGACGCACGATCGAGACCGAGTTCGAGGTCTCGAACTTCCAGATGGTCACCGACTTCTCGGGCGGTCGCTGGCACGGATTCGAGAGTTCGCTCCCGCACAACGACGAACTCCCGTGGGAGCACGGCACCGTCGCCGACCCCGCCGCCCTGGTCACGTCGATGCTGACGACGATCGAGGGGATCCTCTCGAGTCAGGAACTGCCGATCCCCGGCACGCCACCGGCGACGTCGGCGGCGAGCGACCGCCCGTCCCGGCTGCGTTCCGCCATCGACTTCGTGCGTCACCACAGTCCGGGTGGGCTGGCCGAACGGCTCGCGGGGCTGCTCGGCGGACTCGAGGCTGCCAAGGCCGCCGTCGGCGACGACCTCCACGCGGTGTCGCACGGCTCCCTGCTCGAGATGCTCGAACACTTCGCGGCACTGATCGAGCAGGCGATGTCCGAGATCGGTGACGAGGGCGACCTGCTCGGCTGGATCTTCGTCGAGCTCGACCTGCTGGCGACGATCATGCGCGGGTGCATCGCCGACGAGATCTTCGTCAAGGGGATCGACTCGATCGACGGGCCGTCCTACCAGGACTGGCTCCGGTCGCACGGAGCATCCGATGCGCTGATGCGCTCGTCGATCCTCTTGGTCGTCCCGAACACCTGCATGAGCTACGCCGACGGCGACAGCACCCAGCCGCCGACCATGTCGGCCGCCGCGTTCGTGACGTTCATCCTCCGGCAGATCGTCGCCCCCGGCAACGCTGCGTACTTCTTCAAGGTCGGCACGGGCGAAACGGTGATCCTGCCGCTCTACGAGGTCCTGCTCCAATGGGGTGTCGAGTTCGAGTTCTTCACGAAGGTCCTCGACGTCGTGCCGTCCGATGACGGCAGCCGGATCGGTTCGCTGGTGATCGAACGTCAGGCGGCACTGGCCGACGGCGTCGGTGCGTACGAGCCGCTGGCGGTGATCAGCGGCGGCACGATGTACATGCCCTCCGAAGCCGGATACGAACATGCCAAGCAGCAGCCCGACGCCGAACTCGTGTGGCCCAACGTCGCCGACTTCGGCCAACTCGCCGACGGTGCAGAGCTGCGCGCACGCGGGATCAACCTCGAGTCGTGGTGGGCCGACTGGGCCGGTACCACGTCGACGCTGACGCTCGGACCGGACGACGCCGTCGTCGTTGCGATCCCGCCGCGGGCCCAGGCGGCGGTGTGCACGTCGGCCCTCGCCGGGTCGCCGGCCTGGGGCACGATGATCGACCACGTCGAAACGGCCGCGACCCAGGCACTCCAGATCTGGCTCGACCGCTCGACACCGGAGCTGGGATGGCGCGAGCTGCCCGGCACCGATCGCTGGCTCGGACCGTCGTACACCAATCCGATCAGCGCATTCGCCGACTTCACCCGCACCCTCGCGAGCGAGTCGTGGCCGGCCGAGGGCGGACCGAAGGGACTGATCTACTTCTGCGGTGTGCTGCAGGATCCGATGGAGATCCCCGGCTTCGACGACCATGCGTTCCCCGATCAGCAGACACAGCGGGTGCGCGACATGGCGGCCCAGTACCTCCGCCAACTCGGCGGTCTGCTGCCGTATGCGGCCGGGGGCGGGAACGACGCCAACACGCTCGACTACTCCGTGCTGCACTGCTACGACGAGACGGGTTCGCCGACGGGTGAGAACCGGGTCGATCAGCAGTTCTTCCGGGCGAACATCGACCCCAACGAGCGCTACACGGTGTCGGCGCCCGGCACGCTCCAGTACCGACTCAACTCGTGGGAGTCCGGCTACGCCAACTGTGCGCTGTGCAGCGACGCGATCTTCAACGGCTTCAACATCGGCAGCTTCGAGGCCTCCGTGGCGGCCGGCAAGTTGGCGTCGCTGACCGTGTCGGGTCTGCCCGACCTCGACCACGTGTACGGCTTCGAATTCCTCCGGCCCGATCCGCCGCAGCCGCCACCGCCGATCCTGCCTCCGCCGAGCTGA
- a CDS encoding class II aldolase/adducin family protein, translated as MANTIDEQLDDLEQQAAANQDDLAAERLHRKQRLAAGLRTMGRLHLAEGVAGHVTVRDPEFPDRFWVNPFGKNFKLMTVSDLICVDHTGEIVEGEGSLNQAAFAIHGQIHQARPDIMAAAHSHSMYGKTFSTLGKPLRMITQDATMFYNDVALCNDGSGAVVLDLEVGRKMAEALGDRKALIHQNHGLITTGGSVDAAVWWFIALERCCQSQLLAESAGDPIEIPQGYCEDGFKAQGSDIAGWFQFQPLWEELVAREPEFLD; from the coding sequence ATGGCCAACACGATCGACGAACAACTCGACGACCTCGAGCAGCAGGCCGCCGCGAACCAGGACGACCTCGCCGCCGAGCGCTTGCACCGCAAGCAGCGGCTCGCTGCCGGTCTCCGCACGATGGGGCGCCTCCACCTCGCCGAGGGCGTCGCCGGACACGTGACGGTCCGCGATCCCGAGTTCCCCGATCGCTTCTGGGTCAACCCGTTCGGCAAGAACTTCAAGCTGATGACGGTCAGCGACCTGATCTGCGTCGACCACACCGGCGAGATCGTCGAGGGTGAGGGCTCGCTCAATCAGGCCGCCTTCGCGATCCACGGCCAGATCCACCAGGCTCGCCCCGACATCATGGCGGCAGCGCACTCGCACTCGATGTACGGCAAGACGTTCTCGACGCTCGGCAAGCCGCTCAGGATGATCACCCAGGACGCGACGATGTTCTACAACGACGTCGCGCTCTGCAACGACGGCAGCGGTGCCGTCGTGCTCGACCTCGAAGTCGGCCGCAAGATGGCCGAGGCGCTCGGCGACCGGAAAGCGCTGATCCATCAGAACCACGGGTTGATCACCACCGGCGGTTCGGTCGATGCCGCCGTGTGGTGGTTCATCGCACTCGAGCGCTGCTGCCAGTCACAGCTCCTCGCGGAGTCGGCCGGCGACCCGATCGAGATCCCACAGGGCTACTGCGAAGACGGGTTCAAGGCCCAGGGCAGCGACATCGCCGGCTGGTTCCAGTTCCAGCCGCTGTGGGAAGAGCTCGTCGCTCGCGAACCAGAATTCCTCGACTGA
- a CDS encoding aromatic ring-hydroxylating dioxygenase subunit alpha: MELADRSTTQPLVPTMHPDAYRSEAVWADERERIWFRQWVVVGRVDDVRDPGDRLVVDVAGESIVITRNATRELRAFSNVCRHRGAELVDPSGPPCGSFGAAIRCPYHSWTYDLDGHLKRAPFLDPEHTPDVSLNPVAVGSWGGFLFVNSSPDAASPLREQLGPIPERIERYPLADLRPGLTFRYEVAANWKIIAENYNECYHCGPVHPTLCDLVPSFRRGGSDLEWVNGIPHRDGAWTFTTTGTSNRAPFPDLDADERVKHKGELVYPNLLLSLSAEHVAAFRLMPTGPAHTTIVCDLLFHPEAMAASDFDPSDAGDLWDPVNREDWAICESVQRGMSSRAWTGGWFAPMEDDTADITRWYATAMDATATETESDLG, encoded by the coding sequence GTGGAACTGGCCGACCGGTCGACGACGCAGCCGCTCGTGCCGACGATGCACCCCGACGCGTACCGCAGCGAGGCGGTGTGGGCCGACGAGCGAGAACGCATCTGGTTCCGCCAGTGGGTGGTCGTCGGGCGCGTCGACGACGTGCGCGATCCGGGCGACCGGCTCGTCGTCGACGTCGCCGGCGAGTCGATCGTGATCACCCGCAACGCCACCCGTGAGCTCCGTGCGTTCTCCAACGTGTGTCGTCACCGTGGGGCCGAGCTCGTCGACCCGTCCGGACCCCCGTGCGGTTCGTTCGGCGCTGCGATCCGGTGCCCGTACCACTCGTGGACCTACGACCTCGACGGGCACCTGAAGCGCGCGCCGTTCCTCGACCCGGAGCACACGCCCGACGTCTCGTTGAACCCGGTTGCGGTCGGGTCGTGGGGCGGCTTCCTGTTCGTCAACTCGAGCCCCGACGCAGCGAGCCCGCTCCGCGAGCAGCTCGGGCCGATCCCCGAGCGCATCGAGCGGTACCCACTCGCCGACCTCCGGCCGGGTCTCACGTTCCGCTACGAGGTCGCGGCGAACTGGAAGATCATCGCCGAGAACTACAACGAGTGCTACCACTGCGGACCCGTGCACCCGACGCTGTGCGATCTGGTGCCGTCGTTCCGACGCGGTGGGTCCGACCTCGAGTGGGTGAACGGCATCCCGCACCGTGACGGCGCCTGGACGTTCACGACGACCGGCACCTCGAACCGGGCACCGTTCCCCGACCTCGACGCCGACGAGCGCGTGAAGCACAAAGGCGAGCTCGTGTATCCGAACCTGTTGCTCAGCCTGTCGGCCGAACACGTCGCCGCGTTCCGGCTGATGCCGACCGGTCCGGCGCACACCACGATCGTCTGCGACCTGCTGTTCCACCCCGAGGCGATGGCAGCAAGCGATTTCGATCCGTCCGACGCAGGCGACCTCTGGGACCCGGTCAACCGGGAGGACTGGGCGATCTGCGAGAGCGTGCAGCGCGGCATGTCCTCGCGGGCATGGACCGGCGGATGGTTCGCACCGATGGAGGACGACACCGCCGACATCACCCGCTGGTATGCGACGGCGATGGATGCGACGGCGACCGAGACCGAGAGCGACCTTGGCTGA
- a CDS encoding EamA family transporter — translation MSHRPSIGRTLTAAPPEGLFLISAIAQYVGAAIAVSLFDQVQPQTVAWFRVIGAAVAVLAISRSWHRGWTRRQLIGVAVFGVATALMNVFFYLGIARLDLGKGVTIEFIGPIAVAAISTRSARNAIALLFAFAGVVVLGGVEVDDNLAGLVFILLASAMWAAYIVVGARVAQVDRGLAGLGLGLAIGAIVVTPIGAPWSGDVWLDPRLLGLCLLVGVFSNAIGYGIDQFTMRRIPIRRFSLLLALLPVTAALVGWIGLGQQPSRIDVVGIALVLVGVAVQERDRIDRVEAVVRTDPA, via the coding sequence GTGAGCCACCGCCCGTCGATCGGACGCACCCTGACCGCTGCGCCGCCCGAGGGGTTGTTCCTGATCTCGGCGATCGCGCAGTACGTCGGCGCTGCCATCGCGGTGTCGCTCTTCGACCAGGTCCAACCGCAGACCGTCGCATGGTTCCGGGTCATCGGAGCCGCCGTCGCGGTGCTCGCGATCTCACGCAGCTGGCACCGCGGCTGGACGCGTCGTCAGCTGATCGGCGTCGCCGTGTTCGGCGTCGCGACCGCGTTGATGAACGTGTTCTTCTACCTGGGCATCGCTCGTCTCGACCTGGGCAAGGGGGTGACGATCGAGTTCATCGGCCCGATCGCCGTCGCCGCGATCTCCACCAGGTCGGCTCGCAACGCGATCGCGCTCCTGTTCGCGTTCGCGGGCGTGGTGGTCCTCGGCGGCGTCGAGGTCGACGACAATCTCGCCGGTCTGGTGTTCATCCTGCTCGCATCGGCGATGTGGGCCGCCTACATCGTGGTCGGTGCCCGGGTCGCACAGGTCGACCGCGGTCTCGCCGGGCTCGGCCTCGGCCTCGCGATCGGCGCGATCGTCGTCACGCCGATCGGTGCGCCCTGGAGCGGCGACGTCTGGCTCGACCCCCGCCTGCTCGGTCTGTGCCTGCTCGTCGGCGTGTTCTCCAACGCGATCGGCTACGGCATCGACCAGTTCACGATGCGTCGGATCCCGATCCGGCGGTTCTCGCTGCTGCTCGCGCTGCTGCCGGTCACGGCGGCACTGGTGGGCTGGATCGGGCTCGGGCAGCAGCCCTCCCGGATCGACGTCGTCGGCATCGCGCTGGTCCTCGTCGGCGTCGCGGTGCAGGAACGGGACCGCATCGATCGGGTCGAAGCGGTCGTCCGCACCGACCCGGCCTGA
- a CDS encoding FAD-dependent oxidoreductase codes for MADHRVGIIGLGGLGSATAYWLASRGVDVVGFEQFELGHVRGASHDHSRIIRRSYHTPGYVDLTAGAYDAWAAVERDGGDAIITRTGGVDLFPPDAAIDPTPYTSSLDAIGVPYEWLDATEIRRRWPAFARGSVVSGDVSGIASEETGIVPAGPATAILQRLAAEHGAALRADTPVASIRPVDGEVEVTTDDGPVRCGSVVVCADAWTNRLIGPLGHHVSMAVTREQVSYFPTGDIDDLRPGRLPVWIWMHDPSYYGFPTYGPGDLADHVKGSEDCGGGEVDPDTRSFDPDPEMERTLGDFMSGLLGDRFGAPRSTTCLYTLTADRDFVVDRLPDHPNVVVGLGAAHGFKFAAWFGRTLADLATGGTPGPELAPFAIDRPALSQPISRAAWMV; via the coding sequence TTGGCTGATCACCGCGTCGGTATCATCGGCCTCGGCGGGCTCGGGTCGGCGACCGCCTACTGGCTGGCCTCACGCGGGGTCGATGTCGTCGGGTTCGAACAGTTCGAGCTCGGGCACGTTCGCGGTGCGTCGCACGACCATTCGCGCATCATCCGTCGTTCGTACCACACACCCGGCTACGTCGATCTGACGGCGGGCGCGTACGACGCCTGGGCGGCGGTCGAGCGCGACGGCGGTGACGCGATCATCACGAGGACCGGTGGCGTCGATCTGTTCCCGCCGGACGCTGCGATCGACCCGACGCCCTACACCTCCAGCCTCGACGCGATCGGCGTACCGTACGAGTGGCTCGACGCAACCGAGATCCGGCGCCGGTGGCCGGCGTTCGCCCGCGGCTCGGTCGTCAGCGGCGACGTGAGCGGCATCGCGTCGGAGGAGACGGGCATCGTGCCGGCGGGGCCGGCGACTGCGATCCTGCAGCGGCTGGCCGCCGAACACGGTGCCGCCCTGAGGGCCGATACACCGGTTGCCTCGATCCGCCCGGTCGACGGCGAGGTCGAGGTGACGACCGACGACGGTCCGGTGCGGTGCGGATCGGTGGTGGTGTGCGCCGACGCCTGGACCAACCGGTTGATCGGCCCGCTCGGCCACCACGTGAGCATGGCGGTCACCCGCGAACAGGTGAGCTACTTCCCCACCGGCGACATCGACGACCTCCGGCCGGGGCGGCTCCCCGTCTGGATCTGGATGCACGACCCCAGCTACTACGGCTTCCCGACCTACGGCCCCGGCGACCTGGCCGACCACGTCAAGGGCTCGGAGGACTGCGGCGGCGGCGAGGTCGACCCCGACACCCGCTCGTTCGACCCCGATCCGGAGATGGAGCGAACCCTCGGCGACTTCATGAGCGGACTGCTCGGCGACCGCTTCGGTGCACCCAGGTCGACGACGTGCCTGTACACGCTCACGGCCGATCGTGACTTCGTCGTCGACCGACTCCCCGACCACCCGAACGTCGTCGTCGGCCTCGGTGCCGCCCACGGTTTCAAGTTCGCGGCGTGGTTCGGGCGCACGTTGGCCGACCTCGCGACGGGCGGCACACCTGGCCCGGAACTCGCGCCGTTCGCGATCGACCGACCGGCGTTGTCGCAACCGATCAGCCGCGCCGCCTGGATGGTCTGA
- a CDS encoding TauD/TfdA family dioxygenase has product MEIDVEPTGQACGATVRGVDLTRPLDTATVAALRAAWLRHHVLVFPEQPIDDDDLERFTLAFGGFGDDPYIAPIPGRDHVIAVRRAADETSPLFAENWHSDWSFQARPPAGTCLRSVVVPPTGGNTLFANQHAALEAMPAEMRSRYEGKIAIHSARGGYAPSGFYGDRESEADRSMDIRPSDAAMATQEHPLVRAHPETGRLGFFSCRGYIIGLVGVPDDEALPLLNELFEWQGRDEFVFRHVWEPDTLVMWDNRSVLHKATGGYDGHERVLHRTTIAAA; this is encoded by the coding sequence ATGGAGATCGACGTCGAACCGACCGGGCAGGCGTGCGGGGCGACGGTGCGCGGCGTCGACCTCACCCGACCGCTCGACACGGCGACGGTGGCCGCGCTGCGCGCGGCGTGGCTCCGGCATCACGTGTTGGTGTTCCCGGAGCAGCCGATCGACGACGACGACCTCGAACGGTTCACGCTCGCGTTCGGTGGGTTCGGTGACGACCCGTACATCGCGCCGATCCCCGGACGCGACCACGTGATCGCCGTCCGTCGTGCCGCCGACGAGACGTCGCCGCTGTTCGCCGAGAACTGGCACAGCGACTGGAGTTTCCAGGCCCGTCCCCCGGCGGGGACGTGTCTGCGGTCGGTCGTCGTGCCGCCGACCGGCGGCAACACCCTCTTCGCGAACCAGCACGCAGCACTCGAGGCGATGCCCGCCGAGATGCGGTCCCGGTACGAGGGCAAGATCGCGATTCACTCCGCTCGCGGTGGGTACGCGCCGTCCGGTTTCTACGGCGATCGCGAGTCCGAGGCCGACCGGAGCATGGACATCCGTCCGTCCGACGCGGCGATGGCGACCCAGGAGCACCCGCTGGTGCGGGCGCATCCCGAGACCGGGCGACTGGGATTCTTCAGCTGCCGCGGGTACATCATCGGCCTCGTCGGTGTCCCCGACGACGAAGCGCTCCCGCTGTTGAACGAACTGTTCGAGTGGCAGGGCCGCGACGAGTTCGTGTTCCGGCACGTGTGGGAGCCGGACACGCTCGTGATGTGGGACAACCGGTCGGTGTTGCACAAGGCGACCGGTGGCTACGACGGCCACGAACGCGTGCTGCACCGCACGACGATCGCCGCCGCCTGA
- a CDS encoding CocE/NonD family hydrolase — MPTEIVVETADGERLACTLYLPDGDGPHAALIEALPYRKDDVTQSYGATYERYAAAGFAVLRVDLRGTGSSSGVATDEYPDAERTDLRSAIEWLVSQPWSNGKVGMFGTSYSGFNGLQMAVEIGRLGIPALAAVVATYATDDRYTDDVHYCGGVLRAVDLIDYPLYMVAMNALPPVPAVFDGDMDDWRAAWQRRVDETPPWLLEWLDHPIDAPTWRRGSVRLGPDGAGYERMGCPTMIIAGWADGYRNNTFRVIEQYERNGLPWRLLAGPWVHKSPEVARPGPNVDDDAEIIAFFDEHLRGGPASAGARGQVYVRRPAAPEPDLAFHPGVWRDVETWPPEGLREVEYRPALGGIDSLLVRGDVGIAAWNSCGGELPWGQPLDQRDDNVRSITTDWPVDTAAELIGNGRVTLRVRTDRSYGHVSVKLCDVFPDGTSALISRGMLDLTHVGCWPVDGGGEVGRPPTPLTPGEWIDVEIGLEATTWTLEPGHTLRLAIAGTDWPNCWPPPGPVTLDVDRDHVALTLPIVDGLPASSHPFTPGSGPSDTDADGTVWRIEHDVLGRETRVVTRYGGTYDGNHRAVITDDYRGELGVSTVDPADAWARGTSSFEVRWPEVSVRTEASLSVRSDADHFAVEILLTVHEGETEIARRRWESTVPR, encoded by the coding sequence GTGCCCACCGAGATCGTGGTCGAGACCGCCGACGGTGAACGCCTCGCGTGCACGCTCTACCTGCCCGACGGCGACGGCCCGCACGCGGCGCTGATCGAGGCGCTGCCGTACCGGAAGGACGACGTCACGCAGTCGTACGGGGCGACCTACGAACGATACGCGGCAGCCGGATTCGCCGTGCTGCGGGTCGACCTCCGGGGCACCGGCTCGTCGAGTGGGGTCGCCACCGACGAGTACCCGGACGCCGAGCGAACCGACCTGCGGAGTGCGATCGAGTGGCTGGTCTCGCAACCCTGGTCGAACGGCAAGGTCGGCATGTTCGGCACGTCGTACTCGGGTTTCAACGGCCTGCAGATGGCGGTGGAGATCGGACGTCTCGGCATCCCCGCGCTGGCCGCCGTCGTGGCGACGTACGCGACCGACGATCGGTACACCGACGACGTGCACTACTGCGGCGGCGTGCTGCGGGCGGTCGACCTGATCGACTACCCGCTGTACATGGTGGCGATGAACGCGCTGCCGCCTGTGCCCGCCGTGTTCGACGGCGACATGGACGACTGGCGGGCGGCATGGCAGCGGCGGGTCGACGAGACACCTCCGTGGTTGCTCGAGTGGCTGGACCACCCGATCGACGCCCCGACCTGGCGGCGGGGCTCGGTCCGTCTCGGCCCCGACGGCGCCGGCTACGAGCGGATGGGCTGCCCGACCATGATCATCGCCGGCTGGGCCGACGGCTACCGCAACAACACGTTCCGGGTCATCGAGCAGTACGAGCGCAACGGTCTGCCGTGGCGACTGCTCGCCGGGCCCTGGGTCCACAAGTCACCCGAGGTCGCACGGCCGGGGCCGAACGTCGACGACGACGCCGAGATCATCGCCTTCTTCGACGAGCACCTGCGCGGCGGTCCGGCGTCGGCCGGCGCGCGAGGTCAGGTGTACGTGCGCCGCCCGGCGGCACCCGAACCGGATCTGGCGTTCCACCCCGGCGTGTGGCGCGATGTCGAGACGTGGCCGCCCGAAGGACTCCGCGAGGTCGAATACCGACCCGCGCTCGGCGGGATCGACTCGCTCCTCGTGCGTGGGGACGTCGGCATCGCCGCGTGGAACTCGTGCGGCGGCGAGCTGCCGTGGGGTCAGCCGCTCGACCAGCGCGACGACAACGTTCGTTCGATCACGACCGACTGGCCGGTCGACACGGCCGCCGAACTGATCGGGAACGGCCGCGTCACGCTCCGGGTCCGCACCGACCGGAGTTACGGGCACGTCAGCGTCAAACTCTGTGACGTGTTCCCCGACGGCACGTCGGCACTCATCTCCCGCGGCATGCTCGACCTCACCCACGTCGGCTGTTGGCCTGTCGACGGAGGCGGCGAGGTCGGTCGACCCCCGACGCCGCTCACCCCAGGCGAATGGATCGACGTCGAGATCGGTCTCGAGGCCACGACGTGGACGCTCGAACCCGGCCACACCCTGCGGTTGGCGATCGCCGGCACCGACTGGCCGAACTGCTGGCCCCCACCGGGGCCGGTCACCCTCGACGTCGACCGCGACCACGTCGCGTTGACGCTGCCGATCGTCGACGGTCTCCCCGCGTCGTCGCATCCGTTCACGCCCGGGAGCGGTCCCTCCGACACCGATGCCGACGGCACCGTGTGGCGCATCGAGCACGACGTCCTGGGCCGCGAGACGCGAGTCGTGACGCGGTACGGCGGCACCTACGACGGCAACCACCGCGCGGTGATCACCGACGACTACCGAGGTGAACTCGGTGTGTCGACGGTCGACCCGGCCGACGCGTGGGCGCGCGGGACATCGAGTTTCGAGGTCCGCTGGCCGGAGGTGAGCGTCCGCACCGAGGCATCGCTGTCGGTGCGGTCGGATGCCGACCACTTCGCCGTCGAGATCCTGCTGACGGTCCACGAGGGTGAGACCGAGATCGCCCGGCGCCGGTGGGAGTCGACCGTGCCGCGCTGA